In Felis catus isolate Fca126 chromosome C2, F.catus_Fca126_mat1.0, whole genome shotgun sequence, a single window of DNA contains:
- the UTS2B gene encoding urotensin-2B codes for MNKILSTTLCFGLLTLLSVMIFFELVHGRPYLTQGNELFPDKEDANHEELLLALLNKNFDFQRPSSIDTELTGKLEELNQLENLKEQLAEAKDSEISYAIGGLSSSHPNKRACFWKYCV; via the exons ATGAACAAGATCCTTTCAACCACTCTTTGCTTTGGACTCCTAACTTTGTTATCTGTAATGATATTTTTCGAATTGGTGCATGGACGGCCATATCTTACCCAAG GAAATGAATTGTTTCcagataaagaagatgcaaaCCACGAAGAACTATTGCTGGCTCTactgaataaaaattttgatTTCCAAAGACCTTCTAGCATTG ATACAGAACTGACTGGCAAATTGGAAGAACTTAACCAG CTGGAAAATCTAAAAGAGCAGCTCGCAGAGGCCAAAGATTCAGAGATATCCTATGCTATAGGTGGTCTATCTTCTTCCCATCCCAATAAGCGag